A part of Paenibacillus sp. IHBB 10380 genomic DNA contains:
- a CDS encoding LacI family DNA-binding transcriptional regulator: MDNITIIDIAKMCGVGVTTVSRAINNHPDINEETKAMIMRVIKENHYVPNNSARNLKRSASKTIAVLIKGITNQFFNPMIKVFEQEIQRKKYSFILQRVDENQDEVEVAIELEKEKRLKGIVFLGGLFSHSKEKLDQLTVPFVLSTIGMTDEFDLSDYSSVSVDDFKESYKIVDYLCNQGHKKIAVITAPMEDVSIGKLRYEGYKQALADHGLVCHDQLVRCMKEDIDSYSMENGYAVTKELLELNEEFTAIYALSDSMAIGACKAIFEAGKRIPEDYSVAGFDGLDISFYYNPSITTIRQPVEEIAEETIKILFDLINKKINHVHKIYPAELIVRESTKSLL; this comes from the coding sequence GTGGATAATATTACAATTATAGATATTGCAAAAATGTGTGGAGTTGGCGTGACAACGGTATCTCGTGCTATAAATAATCATCCAGACATCAATGAAGAGACAAAGGCAATGATTATGCGAGTAATTAAAGAAAATCATTATGTTCCAAACAACAGTGCAAGAAATTTGAAACGTTCTGCTTCAAAAACGATAGCGGTATTGATTAAAGGGATTACAAACCAATTTTTCAATCCTATGATAAAGGTATTTGAGCAAGAAATTCAAAGAAAAAAATATTCTTTTATTCTACAACGTGTTGATGAAAATCAGGATGAAGTCGAAGTTGCTATTGAGCTGGAGAAAGAAAAGCGGTTAAAAGGAATTGTGTTTCTAGGAGGATTATTCTCACACTCTAAAGAAAAACTAGATCAATTAACCGTACCCTTCGTTCTCAGCACCATAGGGATGACAGACGAGTTCGATCTAAGTGATTATTCTTCAGTGTCTGTGGATGACTTTAAAGAAAGTTATAAAATAGTAGATTATTTATGTAATCAGGGACATAAGAAAATTGCAGTCATTACGGCGCCTATGGAAGATGTGAGCATTGGTAAATTAAGATATGAAGGGTACAAACAAGCTTTGGCAGACCATGGATTAGTCTGTCATGATCAATTGGTTCGATGTATGAAAGAAGATATAGATAGTTATAGCATGGAGAATGGATATGCGGTAACCAAAGAATTGTTAGAGTTAAACGAAGAGTTTACAGCTATCTATGCTCTTTCGGATAGCATGGCAATTGGTGCATGTAAAGCCATATTTGAAGCTGGAAAAAGAATTCCAGAAGATTATTCCGTAGCTGGTTTTGATGGATTGGACATCTCATTTTATTACAACCCTTCGATTACTACCATTAGACAGCCAGTGGAAGAAATTGCAGAAGAGACAATAAAAATTCTTTTTGACTTGATTAATAAGAAAATAAATCATGTGCATAAAATTTACCCGGCTGAGTTAATCGTTAGGGAATCTACAAAGTCGTTATTGTAA
- a CDS encoding carbohydrate ABC transporter permease: MQKTKTKVKDYMIFIILLVLAILFLSPIFIVLMNSFKGKFYISDMPFLFPDSTTFAGFKNYTSGMEKIGFMSAFGMSLFITVCSVAVIILFTSMTAWYITRVKSKFTSIMFYVFVSSMIVPFQMVMFTMTKVANIIHLDNPVGIILIYLGFGSGLSVFLFSGFVKSIPIEIEEAVMIDGCNPVQSFFKVVFPILKPTAITVAILNVMWIWNDYLLPYLVIGTEYKTIPIAIQYLKGGYGSIDMGAMMAMLVLAIVPIVIFYLACQKYIIEGVVAGAVKG; the protein is encoded by the coding sequence ATGCAAAAGACAAAGACAAAAGTAAAAGATTATATGATATTCATCATTTTGTTGGTCTTAGCGATCTTGTTCTTATCTCCTATATTTATCGTTCTTATGAACTCTTTTAAAGGTAAATTCTACATTAGTGATATGCCATTCTTGTTTCCGGATAGTACTACATTTGCCGGATTCAAAAACTATACCAGCGGTATGGAGAAAATAGGATTCATGAGTGCGTTCGGCATGTCATTGTTTATCACGGTATGTTCTGTTGCTGTTATTATTTTGTTTACTTCTATGACAGCATGGTATATCACAAGAGTTAAGTCTAAGTTTACAAGTATCATGTTTTACGTATTTGTATCTTCCATGATCGTACCCTTCCAAATGGTTATGTTCACGATGACTAAGGTAGCAAACATCATACATTTAGATAATCCGGTCGGGATCATCTTGATATATCTAGGATTTGGATCAGGACTATCTGTATTCTTGTTTAGTGGATTTGTTAAATCAATACCGATTGAGATCGAAGAGGCTGTCATGATTGATGGATGTAATCCAGTGCAGTCATTCTTTAAAGTAGTATTTCCAATTCTTAAGCCAACAGCTATAACCGTAGCCATTCTAAATGTGATGTGGATATGGAATGACTACTTGTTACCTTACTTAGTTATTGGTACAGAATACAAAACCATTCCTATTGCTATACAGTATCTGAAGGGTGGATACGGATCTATAGATATGGGTGCCATGATGGCCATGCTAGTATTAGCCATCGTACCTATTGTAATATTCTACTTGGCTTGTCAAAAGTATATTATTGAAGGTGTGGTTGCAGGAGCTGTAAAAGGTTAA
- a CDS encoding DEAD/DEAH box helicase, with amino-acid sequence MSQYTETITVHVTLTAYGDALIYGSINTHSYVSGQYMKQRLFAWHDASFYGTDLEIQTIQDVELVVLPSEYVIPFFAERKLLNHIEWAWSEDATPWIKLAPILSACIEERRYIPGFSAFQSGKLQWVWDSSTLDLQDQALLEQLGTDTHIIDGLCAAFSATVFYQYYGTEMTASDLQREYPALFAKDGSATLGLDAQAWLIAIGWKADTAPFRPLLQLLEPDDDEPSWRLQLVLQDKSDPAVLVPVHLTEAGQLLGLWPEIWTNHIHERSTGWLEHLRASLPKERLSANHEDVLGRSLTDEAAWQFLTADSHRLLEAGWQVLLPAWWEGASKKKAKLRAKVRSNEGSTGGSLFGLDSIVNFDWRIAIGETQLSETEFAELVARNERLVRFRGQWISLDPALLAQIRQAMAGIDNTQGLSFQDILQLHLLGNNDELENDSSEQLQEASERIQLEVELNEHLLKIMSQLKSQTEWPTLSVPDELQAELRGYQRDGYAWLAFLRRFGLGACLADDMGLGKTVQFITYLLHIKENSKDVDTQFPSLLICPTSVLGNWQKELSRFAPSLRIMLHYGSRRSSGEDFHSQATQADIILTSYATATLDQELLQGFTWASLCLDEAQNIKNAQTKQSIAVRSFPAKHRIALTGTPIENRLSELWSLYDFINPGYLGSSRAFNNRFINAIEKEHNEQKTIDLQRLVKPFMLRRKKKDPAIQLDLPDKNEMKTYIHLTAEQGALYDHTVNHLLERMQKLEGIERKGAILSTLTHLKQLCDHPVLLTKEAYQEPSKGKDNLVDIETLISRSAKLERLLAMVKELREEGERCLIFTQYIGMGQILQQVLQQELQEPVLYLNGSTSKSARDVMIDQFQSQTLSHTEQPSVFILSIKAGGVGLNLTAANHVFHFDRWWNPAVENQATDRAYRMGQTKDVQVHKFISLGTLEERIDEMLESKQQLSDNVISSSEGWITELSTDALKDLFTLRRDMIG; translated from the coding sequence ATGAGTCAATATACAGAAACTATCACTGTCCATGTCACTTTAACCGCATATGGAGACGCCCTTATTTATGGATCTATTAACACGCATAGTTACGTATCGGGTCAATATATGAAACAGCGTTTGTTCGCATGGCATGACGCCTCTTTCTATGGAACAGACCTAGAGATTCAAACGATTCAAGATGTGGAACTTGTCGTCCTCCCCTCTGAGTACGTTATCCCCTTCTTTGCAGAACGCAAACTTCTGAACCATATCGAATGGGCGTGGAGCGAAGATGCAACACCATGGATCAAGCTTGCTCCTATATTGTCAGCATGTATAGAAGAAAGAAGATATATCCCAGGCTTCTCAGCCTTTCAGTCAGGCAAGCTACAGTGGGTCTGGGATTCATCAACGTTGGATCTACAAGATCAAGCGTTACTAGAGCAGCTTGGCACAGACACCCATATCATCGATGGATTATGTGCGGCTTTCTCAGCTACGGTATTCTACCAATACTACGGAACTGAAATGACTGCTTCTGATTTACAAAGGGAATATCCTGCGCTATTTGCCAAAGATGGCTCAGCTACACTAGGTTTGGATGCGCAAGCATGGCTTATTGCGATTGGCTGGAAAGCAGATACAGCTCCATTCCGCCCCCTTCTGCAATTACTGGAACCGGATGATGATGAGCCCTCTTGGCGTCTTCAGCTTGTTCTGCAAGATAAGTCAGATCCGGCAGTACTCGTACCTGTTCATCTAACCGAAGCGGGTCAATTGTTAGGCTTATGGCCTGAAATATGGACTAACCATATACATGAGAGATCGACGGGTTGGCTGGAGCATTTGCGTGCAAGTCTACCTAAGGAACGCTTGTCCGCTAACCATGAAGATGTACTCGGTAGATCCCTGACTGACGAAGCCGCTTGGCAGTTCTTGACGGCAGACAGCCACCGGCTACTCGAAGCGGGATGGCAAGTACTTCTTCCAGCTTGGTGGGAAGGCGCTAGCAAAAAGAAAGCCAAACTTCGTGCCAAGGTCCGCTCCAATGAAGGCAGTACGGGAGGTTCTCTATTCGGTCTAGACTCCATTGTTAACTTCGATTGGCGTATTGCTATTGGCGAGACCCAGCTTAGCGAAACGGAGTTCGCCGAGCTAGTCGCTCGCAATGAACGGCTAGTCCGCTTCCGCGGACAATGGATCTCACTTGATCCAGCATTGCTAGCACAAATTCGCCAAGCGATGGCGGGAATAGACAATACACAAGGACTATCCTTTCAGGATATACTCCAACTTCATCTACTTGGAAACAATGATGAGCTTGAGAACGATTCATCAGAGCAACTGCAGGAAGCTTCAGAGCGTATTCAACTGGAGGTTGAGCTTAATGAACATCTGCTGAAGATCATGAGTCAACTTAAATCACAGACAGAATGGCCGACACTTTCGGTGCCGGATGAACTACAAGCAGAACTGCGGGGTTATCAGCGAGATGGATATGCCTGGCTTGCCTTTTTACGGCGTTTCGGTCTAGGTGCCTGCCTAGCAGATGACATGGGACTAGGTAAAACCGTTCAGTTCATTACTTATTTATTGCATATTAAGGAGAACTCTAAGGATGTAGATACCCAATTCCCTTCTCTGCTGATCTGCCCCACTTCAGTGCTGGGCAATTGGCAAAAGGAATTAAGCCGCTTTGCCCCGTCCTTGAGGATCATGCTCCATTACGGAAGCAGACGCTCCAGCGGGGAAGACTTTCATTCGCAGGCTACACAGGCAGACATTATACTAACTTCATATGCCACAGCAACATTGGATCAGGAGTTACTACAAGGATTCACATGGGCTTCCCTTTGCTTAGACGAAGCTCAGAATATTAAAAATGCCCAAACCAAGCAATCCATTGCCGTTCGAAGTTTCCCTGCCAAACATCGAATTGCACTTACTGGAACACCTATCGAGAATAGACTTTCAGAGCTATGGTCTCTCTACGACTTCATCAATCCAGGTTATCTGGGCAGCTCACGCGCCTTTAACAATCGATTTATTAATGCCATCGAGAAAGAACATAATGAACAGAAAACGATTGATTTGCAGAGACTGGTTAAGCCGTTCATGCTTCGACGTAAGAAGAAAGATCCGGCCATCCAGCTGGATTTACCCGATAAGAATGAGATGAAGACTTATATCCATCTCACAGCTGAGCAAGGTGCGCTCTATGATCACACCGTCAATCATCTTTTAGAACGCATGCAGAAGTTAGAAGGTATCGAGCGAAAAGGAGCTATTCTTTCGACGCTCACTCATCTCAAACAGCTCTGTGACCATCCCGTACTTTTAACGAAGGAAGCTTATCAGGAACCTTCCAAGGGGAAGGATAACTTAGTAGATATCGAAACGTTGATCAGCCGTTCAGCGAAGTTGGAACGACTTCTCGCGATGGTGAAAGAATTGCGGGAGGAAGGTGAGCGTTGTCTGATCTTTACACAGTATATTGGTATGGGACAGATACTTCAGCAGGTGCTTCAACAAGAACTTCAAGAACCTGTGCTCTACCTGAATGGAAGCACGTCTAAATCCGCACGCGATGTTATGATTGATCAATTCCAATCTCAGACATTATCACATACTGAACAACCCTCCGTATTTATTCTTTCGATCAAAGCAGGGGGCGTCGGCCTTAATCTCACAGCAGCTAACCATGTCTTTCACTTCGATCGTTGGTGGAATCCAGCGGTGGAGAATCAAGCGACAGACCGTGCTTATCGCATGGGTCAGACCAAAGACGTACAGGTACACAAGTTCATCTCGCTCGGCACATTAGAGGAACGTATTGATGAGATGTTAGAGAGCAAGCAGCAGCTTAGCGACAATGTGATCTCTAGTTCCGAAGGCTGGATTACTGAGCTATCGACAGATGCACTTAAAGACCTCTTTACACTACGCCGAGATATGATCGGTTAA
- a CDS encoding ABC transporter substrate-binding protein: MMNNIKKVLGLMLVVSMVLVSAACGNKIEDGKEIYFLNFKPEIAAVYEKIAKDYEAETGVKVKIVTAASGTYETTLKSEISKSDAPTIFQINGPVGYESWKDYILDLKDTKLNSYLTDKDLAVTSGDGVYGIPYVVEGYGIIYNDAIMKKYFALADKAVSISSTAEINNFATLKAVTEDMTAKKDQLGIKGVFASTSLGAGEQWRWQTHLANIPLYYEFKDNTAFNNTILAGLAADEISFKYGDKYKNIFDLYINNSVTKGSLLGSKTVTDSMAEFALGQAAMVQNGNWAWSQINEVDGNVVKAEDIKFMPIYTGMANEEKQGLAIGIENYFSINSKVSAKKQEASIAFLEWLFSSDKGKSYVTKDLGFIAPFNTFKDDEKPADPLAKEVLAWMSKDVSSVVWTFAAFPSEEFKNYFGDALLEYAQGKKTWDEVSTIVKDSWKSERAK, encoded by the coding sequence ATGATGAATAACATTAAGAAGGTTTTAGGACTCATGTTAGTAGTATCTATGGTTTTGGTATCAGCGGCATGTGGTAACAAAATAGAAGATGGTAAAGAAATTTACTTCTTGAACTTCAAACCTGAAATTGCAGCAGTTTATGAAAAGATTGCTAAAGATTATGAAGCAGAAACAGGCGTTAAGGTCAAAATTGTAACTGCCGCTTCGGGTACGTATGAGACCACTTTGAAATCAGAAATTTCAAAATCAGATGCTCCAACTATTTTTCAAATTAATGGACCTGTTGGTTATGAATCTTGGAAAGATTATATTTTGGATCTAAAAGATACTAAACTTAACAGTTACTTGACTGATAAAGATTTAGCAGTAACTAGTGGAGATGGCGTTTATGGTATCCCTTACGTTGTAGAGGGTTATGGCATCATCTACAATGACGCTATTATGAAGAAGTATTTTGCTTTAGCAGATAAAGCCGTTTCCATTTCTTCAACAGCAGAAATTAATAACTTTGCTACATTAAAAGCAGTAACTGAAGATATGACTGCTAAGAAAGATCAACTGGGCATTAAAGGTGTATTTGCTTCTACTTCTTTAGGTGCTGGTGAGCAATGGAGATGGCAGACTCACTTAGCAAACATTCCCTTATACTATGAATTCAAAGATAATACTGCATTCAATAACACGATTCTAGCTGGATTAGCAGCTGATGAAATATCATTCAAATACGGAGATAAATACAAGAATATCTTTGATCTATACATCAACAATTCAGTTACAAAAGGATCGCTATTAGGTAGTAAAACGGTAACAGATTCTATGGCTGAATTTGCACTTGGTCAAGCGGCTATGGTTCAAAATGGTAACTGGGCATGGTCACAAATTAATGAAGTAGATGGAAACGTAGTAAAAGCGGAAGATATTAAGTTCATGCCAATCTATACAGGGATGGCTAATGAAGAAAAACAAGGCTTAGCAATTGGAATAGAAAATTATTTCTCAATTAATAGCAAAGTGTCTGCTAAGAAGCAAGAAGCATCTATTGCTTTCTTGGAGTGGTTATTCTCTAGTGACAAAGGTAAGAGTTATGTAACGAAAGATTTAGGTTTTATCGCACCGTTCAATACATTTAAAGATGACGAGAAACCAGCTGATCCATTAGCTAAAGAAGTATTAGCTTGGATGTCCAAAGATGTTTCTTCCGTAGTTTGGACATTTGCAGCATTCCCAAGTGAAGAATTCAAAAATTATTTTGGGGATGCATTGTTGGAATATGCTCAAGGCAAAAAAACTTGGGATGAAGTTTCCACGATCGTTAAAGATTCTTGGAAGTCTGAAAGAGCTAAATAA
- a CDS encoding carbohydrate ABC transporter permease — MQKSMKKYFALFALPTILAFAVMFLIPFILGVYLSFTEFTTVTDAKWVGLSNYIKAFSNQEYINALWFTVKFTLISVTTINLFAFIFALLLTRRKKGTNVFRTIFFMPNLIGGIVLGYIWQLIINGILLKFGVTLTSSATYGFWGLVVLMNWQLIGYMMIIYIAGIQNVPKDIVEAAKIDGATRFGILRNVTLPLVMPSITICLFLTLSNSFKLFDQNLALTAGAPSKETSMLALDIYNTFYSKTGWEGVGQAKGVVFFVLVAVIALIQLVITRRKEVEN; from the coding sequence ATGCAAAAATCGATGAAAAAATATTTTGCTCTTTTTGCATTGCCGACTATATTAGCCTTTGCGGTAATGTTTCTAATACCATTTATTCTAGGTGTATATTTGTCATTCACAGAGTTTACTACAGTAACAGATGCAAAATGGGTAGGTCTTAGTAATTATATCAAGGCATTTTCTAATCAAGAATATATAAATGCACTTTGGTTTACAGTTAAGTTCACATTGATTTCCGTTACCACCATTAATTTATTTGCTTTCATATTTGCACTATTGTTAACCAGAAGAAAAAAAGGTACTAATGTTTTTAGAACTATATTTTTCATGCCTAACCTAATAGGCGGTATCGTGTTAGGCTATATTTGGCAATTGATTATTAACGGTATTTTGTTGAAATTCGGAGTTACATTGACTTCCAGTGCTACCTATGGTTTTTGGGGATTAGTAGTACTTATGAATTGGCAATTAATAGGGTATATGATGATTATCTACATTGCAGGTATTCAAAATGTTCCTAAAGATATAGTTGAAGCAGCCAAAATAGATGGAGCTACCCGGTTTGGAATATTGCGTAATGTTACCTTACCCTTAGTGATGCCATCAATCACCATATGTTTATTCTTGACACTATCGAATTCATTTAAATTGTTTGACCAGAATTTAGCTTTAACAGCAGGTGCTCCGTCTAAGGAGACTTCGATGTTAGCACTAGATATTTACAACACTTTCTATAGTAAAACAGGTTGGGAAGGTGTCGGTCAGGCAAAGGGAGTCGTGTTCTTTGTGTTAGTGGCTGTCATCGCATTAATTCAACTTGTCATTACTAGAAGAAAGGAGGTTGAGAACTAA
- a CDS encoding methyl-accepting chemotaxis protein — protein MKAIFAKIMSGNFKIKLITAFVLILVIPSMIVGTLSYSRSKKEIEQQILSSAKENINLLDSFISTTITPKKLDTDYFAQNTNASMYQGIDSPMVRQNFNTYLAMHPEVNSMSLGTDTGLYVISPPQDVKADYDPRTRGWYKDAIANKGKTIVSEPYKSAVTGENIITVSQATSDGSGVVGITLSIDQIDKLTKEVQIGKAGYVMIFDKNKNYIVHPTIKSGEPAENPVYDRLYEEDSNQIEFGLGGQNKKMLYVTNKTVGWKVVGLMNSSEVKESAQPIFIYTLLSIIICLIIGGISIYFILKSIIRPIVKLKEHAVRVSEGVLTESIQINTLDEIGELGQAFDEMRKNLRSLIMDVEDRSEQVAASSQQLTASAEQTSLATEQVVMAVQDVAGSAEKQTVSVDHNVHALQEISLGVARIVNSVTDLSGLSNHTTLQAEEGGESVLQVKEQMSSIHESVEKSDHMVRSLYDRSKEINSISVVISGIAKQTNLLALNAAIEAARAGEHGKGFAVVADEVRKLAELSQESAQQISELIIEIQRLTKDTVDTTEKVTQDVAGGLKVSNEAIQKFEQILISMNKTTPHIDEVSAIAEQISAGVQEVTAITNELAMIAKGNAATSEEVAASAEEQLASMEEISASAQSLSSLSEELQALINKFTY, from the coding sequence ATGAAAGCAATATTTGCAAAAATAATGAGCGGTAATTTTAAGATTAAACTCATAACGGCCTTTGTACTAATCCTAGTCATACCGTCTATGATAGTCGGGACACTATCCTACAGTCGGTCTAAGAAGGAAATCGAGCAGCAGATTCTGAGCAGCGCCAAAGAGAATATCAATTTGCTTGATTCCTTCATCAGCACCACCATTACACCGAAGAAGTTAGACACGGATTATTTTGCCCAGAATACCAATGCCAGCATGTATCAAGGGATAGATAGTCCTATGGTTAGACAAAATTTCAATACATATCTAGCCATGCACCCTGAGGTAAACAGCATGAGCCTTGGCACGGATACGGGGCTGTACGTGATATCGCCGCCGCAGGATGTGAAGGCTGACTACGATCCACGAACTCGGGGTTGGTACAAAGATGCGATAGCTAACAAAGGGAAAACCATTGTTTCAGAGCCCTACAAATCAGCTGTAACTGGAGAGAACATTATAACGGTGTCGCAAGCAACATCAGACGGTTCCGGGGTTGTAGGCATAACGTTAAGCATCGATCAAATCGACAAATTGACTAAAGAAGTCCAGATTGGCAAGGCTGGCTATGTTATGATTTTCGATAAAAACAAAAATTATATCGTCCATCCCACCATTAAATCAGGGGAACCGGCGGAGAACCCTGTTTACGATCGCCTCTATGAGGAAGATTCCAATCAAATTGAATTTGGCCTCGGTGGGCAAAATAAAAAAATGTTATATGTGACAAACAAAACCGTCGGCTGGAAAGTCGTTGGACTGATGAACTCGTCGGAAGTAAAAGAGTCTGCGCAGCCAATCTTTATTTATACTTTATTGTCCATTATTATTTGTTTGATCATCGGCGGAATCAGCATCTACTTCATTCTCAAATCGATCATACGACCGATTGTGAAATTAAAGGAGCATGCGGTCCGAGTTAGTGAAGGGGTGCTCACCGAGTCGATACAGATTAATACGCTGGATGAGATCGGTGAGCTGGGGCAAGCCTTCGATGAGATGAGAAAGAATCTTCGATCTTTGATCATGGACGTTGAAGACAGATCCGAGCAAGTTGCAGCCTCCTCTCAGCAGTTGACGGCAAGCGCCGAACAGACAAGCCTGGCAACCGAACAAGTCGTAATGGCAGTTCAAGATGTGGCTGGTAGTGCTGAGAAACAGACGGTATCTGTTGATCATAATGTACATGCCTTGCAGGAAATTTCACTTGGTGTTGCACGGATTGTGAACAGCGTGACAGACCTATCGGGTCTCTCGAATCACACGACCCTTCAAGCTGAAGAAGGCGGGGAATCTGTCCTTCAGGTGAAGGAACAAATGAGTTCCATACATGAATCGGTTGAGAAATCAGATCATATGGTCAGATCGCTGTATGACCGCTCTAAGGAAATTAATTCTATCTCTGTAGTCATAAGCGGAATCGCTAAGCAGACCAATCTTCTTGCCTTGAATGCGGCTATCGAAGCAGCACGAGCTGGAGAACATGGAAAAGGCTTTGCCGTTGTGGCAGATGAAGTTCGTAAACTCGCAGAGCTATCTCAAGAATCGGCACAACAAATATCCGAGTTAATCATTGAAATTCAACGCTTGACGAAGGATACGGTTGATACAACGGAGAAAGTCACGCAGGATGTTGCAGGCGGACTTAAGGTATCGAATGAGGCCATTCAGAAGTTCGAGCAAATCCTGATCAGTATGAACAAGACAACGCCTCACATTGATGAAGTTTCCGCTATCGCGGAACAAATATCGGCGGGCGTTCAAGAGGTCACTGCAATCACTAACGAGCTTGCTATGATTGCGAAAGGCAATGCAGCAACCTCTGAGGAAGTTGCCGCTTCTGCTGAAGAACAGTTAGCTTCCATGGAAGAGATATCAGCATCAGCACAATCCTTGTCCTCGTTGTCCGAAGAATTACAAGCGTTAATTAATAAATTCACATATTAG
- a CDS encoding SWIM zinc finger family protein, with protein sequence MKLTHTMDDIQWQTLIHNVAQYYNDLTIKRGFQYFKQGRVHQFMMAGADHIEAVVEGTENYQVDIHLESLSANQCTCPVHRNCKHMIAVLLKYANLQERPLHALINAHSTATFKQTVKSSPTAVSNRTAIQRAERKSEEYAKLKEQANLIPTLPISEWHNLFEQCIIPLGLNIQNNHYTKDALASIYTIKPPLSPTMEQLFSLHAHLFILNKLVTPSKYQGHNSNLYMGYHTQVAADDIQEEIQHNFAHKLTQPVEPEQWDRVTETLTYLRSHMLTETQNLQYYTDTYHQFWLHWVYPNPVDTTIYLEELQHLDLAKDELGTALSRLPWMLAQSWMHFYLGQDQQAWALLQMANKTFTIPPDHVLHFLNVLYKAEVWSRMTEWLIQTGPLLSSHRKVNLSHYLVYWEALIQHQPEAEPHMWGTLVGMLPYSSPIYQEKLLTYNKWQQWMDYQLSTGKEPLDFRVAVLQPIEKHAPELLLPFYHQAVERYILHKNRDSYKAAVKLLKRLSKLYKKMKQEARWEEFITTFAGRHSRLRALQEELRKGKLIS encoded by the coding sequence ATGAAACTAACCCATACCATGGATGATATTCAGTGGCAAACGCTCATCCACAATGTCGCACAATATTATAATGATCTAACCATAAAACGCGGATTTCAATATTTCAAACAAGGACGTGTCCATCAGTTCATGATGGCGGGTGCCGACCACATTGAAGCTGTCGTCGAAGGGACAGAGAACTACCAGGTCGACATCCATTTGGAGTCCCTTTCTGCAAATCAATGCACATGTCCCGTTCATAGGAACTGTAAGCATATGATCGCCGTTCTGCTTAAATATGCAAATTTGCAAGAACGCCCACTTCACGCGCTCATTAATGCCCATTCAACAGCCACGTTTAAGCAAACCGTGAAATCTTCTCCCACTGCTGTATCCAATCGCACAGCGATTCAGAGAGCAGAGCGAAAATCAGAAGAGTACGCCAAATTGAAAGAACAAGCAAATCTTATACCCACTTTGCCTATCTCAGAGTGGCATAACCTTTTTGAGCAATGTATCATCCCATTAGGACTGAATATTCAGAATAATCATTACACGAAGGATGCGTTGGCATCCATATACACAATAAAACCTCCACTTTCACCTACGATGGAACAACTGTTTAGTCTTCATGCTCACCTATTTATACTTAACAAACTGGTGACACCGTCTAAATATCAAGGACATAACTCCAACTTGTATATGGGATATCATACTCAGGTTGCAGCGGATGATATTCAGGAAGAGATTCAGCACAATTTTGCACATAAACTGACACAACCCGTTGAGCCTGAGCAGTGGGATCGTGTTACGGAGACGTTAACTTACTTACGCAGTCACATGTTGACCGAAACTCAGAACCTCCAATACTATACAGATACCTATCATCAGTTCTGGTTACACTGGGTTTATCCCAATCCAGTAGACACGACCATATACTTGGAAGAATTACAGCATTTAGACTTAGCCAAAGATGAACTTGGCACCGCTCTTTCCCGACTTCCATGGATGTTAGCTCAGAGCTGGATGCACTTCTATCTAGGTCAAGATCAGCAAGCTTGGGCACTACTACAAATGGCAAACAAAACCTTCACCATCCCACCTGATCATGTACTGCATTTCTTGAATGTGCTATATAAGGCTGAAGTATGGTCAAGAATGACAGAATGGCTAATCCAAACCGGCCCATTGCTGAGCAGCCATCGAAAGGTTAACCTAAGTCATTATTTGGTCTATTGGGAAGCACTTATTCAACATCAACCTGAAGCCGAACCACACATGTGGGGTACACTTGTCGGCATGTTGCCTTATTCCAGTCCTATCTATCAAGAAAAATTGCTGACATATAACAAATGGCAGCAGTGGATGGATTATCAGCTAAGTACGGGAAAAGAGCCTTTGGATTTTCGTGTCGCTGTATTACAACCTATCGAGAAGCATGCTCCCGAGTTGTTGCTACCGTTTTATCATCAGGCTGTTGAACGATATATTCTTCACAAAAATAGAGATAGCTATAAAGCAGCAGTAAAACTGTTGAAACGGCTATCCAAGCTGTACAAAAAAATGAAGCAAGAAGCACGCTGGGAAGAGTTCATAACCACGTTCGCCGGCCGCCATAGCCGACTACGCGCACTGCAAGAGGAACTTCGGAAAGGAAAACTAATCTCATGA